In the genome of Streptomyces pactum, one region contains:
- a CDS encoding mannose-1-phosphate guanyltransferase, which translates to MKAVVMAGGEGTRLRPMTSSMPKPLLPVANRPIMEHVLRLLKRHGLSETVVTVQFLASLVKNYFGDGEELGMELSYANEEKPLGTAGSVKNAEEALKDDAFLVISGDALTDFDLTELINFHKEKGALVTVCLTRVPNPLEFGITIVDEEGRVERFLEKPTWGQVFSDTVNTGIYVMEPEIFNYVDPDVPVDWSGDVFPQLMKEGKPIYGYVAEGYWEDVGTHESYVKAQADVLEGKVDVELDGFEISPGVWVAEGAEVHPDAVLRGPLYIGDYAKVEAGAEIREHTVVGSNVVVKSGAFLHKAVVHDNVYIGQQSNLRGCVIGKNTDIMRAARIEDGAVIGDECLVGEESIVQGNVRVYPFKTIEAGAFVNTSVIWESRSQAQLFGARGVSGILNVEITPELAVRIAGAYATTLKKGATVTTARDHSRGARALKRAVISALQASAIDVRDLENVPLPVARQQTARGSAGGIMIRTSPGVPDSVDIMFFDERGADLSGARQRKLDRVYARQEYRRAFPGEIGDLSFPSSVFDSYTGSLLRAVDTSGIAESGLKVVVDASNGSAGLVLPSLLGRLGVDALTINPGLDETRPTETEEARRAGLVRLGEIVASARAAFGVRFDPVGERLSLVDEKGRIIEDDRALLVMLDLVAAERRSGKVALPVTTTRIAEQVAAYHGTQVEWTTTSPDDLTRVGRGETTIFGGDGRGGFIIPESSSVFDGAAAFVRLLGLVARTQLTLSQIDARIPRAHVLRRDLVTPWAVKGLVMRRVVEAAGDRSVDTTDGVRVVESDGRWVMVLPDPAEAVTHLWAEGPDDASAQALLDEWSQIVEGAGPS; encoded by the coding sequence ATGAAGGCCGTCGTGATGGCTGGTGGCGAAGGAACCCGGCTTCGCCCCATGACCTCAAGCATGCCCAAGCCACTTCTTCCGGTCGCCAACCGGCCGATCATGGAACACGTCCTGCGGCTGCTGAAGCGGCACGGGCTGAGCGAGACCGTGGTGACCGTCCAGTTCCTGGCCTCTCTGGTCAAGAACTACTTCGGGGACGGTGAAGAGCTCGGGATGGAGCTCTCCTACGCCAACGAGGAGAAGCCGCTCGGTACCGCCGGGAGCGTGAAGAACGCCGAGGAGGCACTGAAGGACGACGCCTTCCTGGTCATCTCCGGCGATGCGCTCACCGATTTCGACCTGACCGAGCTCATCAATTTCCACAAGGAGAAGGGCGCACTCGTCACGGTGTGCCTGACCCGTGTACCCAATCCGCTGGAATTCGGTATCACCATCGTCGATGAAGAGGGCCGGGTCGAGCGATTCCTGGAGAAGCCCACCTGGGGACAGGTCTTCTCCGACACCGTGAACACGGGCATCTACGTGATGGAGCCCGAGATCTTCAACTATGTCGATCCCGATGTTCCCGTTGACTGGTCCGGTGACGTCTTCCCGCAGCTGATGAAGGAAGGCAAGCCCATCTACGGCTATGTGGCCGAGGGCTACTGGGAGGACGTCGGCACCCACGAGAGCTATGTGAAGGCCCAGGCCGACGTCCTCGAAGGCAAGGTGGACGTCGAACTCGACGGGTTCGAGATCTCCCCGGGCGTCTGGGTGGCCGAGGGCGCCGAGGTGCACCCCGACGCGGTGCTCCGCGGCCCGCTCTACATCGGCGACTACGCAAAGGTGGAGGCCGGCGCCGAGATCCGGGAGCACACCGTCGTCGGCTCCAACGTCGTCGTCAAATCCGGCGCCTTCCTGCACAAGGCCGTGGTGCACGACAACGTGTACATCGGGCAGCAGAGCAATCTGCGCGGCTGCGTCATCGGCAAGAACACCGACATCATGCGCGCCGCGCGGATCGAGGACGGCGCGGTCATCGGCGACGAGTGCCTGGTCGGCGAGGAATCCATCGTCCAGGGCAACGTGCGGGTCTACCCGTTCAAGACCATCGAGGCCGGCGCGTTCGTCAACACCTCGGTCATCTGGGAGTCCCGCAGCCAGGCCCAGCTCTTCGGCGCCCGCGGGGTCTCCGGCATCCTCAACGTCGAGATCACCCCGGAGCTGGCCGTCCGGATCGCCGGCGCCTACGCCACCACGCTGAAGAAGGGCGCCACCGTCACCACCGCCCGGGACCACTCGCGGGGCGCCCGGGCGCTCAAGCGCGCGGTGATCTCCGCCCTCCAGGCGAGCGCGATCGACGTCCGCGACCTGGAGAACGTGCCGCTGCCCGTCGCCCGGCAGCAGACCGCGCGCGGCAGCGCCGGCGGCATCATGATCCGTACCTCCCCCGGGGTGCCGGACTCGGTGGACATCATGTTCTTCGACGAGCGGGGCGCCGACCTGTCCGGGGCGAGACAGCGGAAGCTGGACCGGGTGTACGCCCGTCAGGAGTACCGTCGCGCCTTCCCCGGCGAGATCGGTGACCTGAGCTTCCCGTCCAGCGTCTTCGACTCCTACACCGGGTCACTGCTGCGCGCGGTGGACACCAGCGGGATCGCCGAGTCGGGTCTCAAGGTCGTCGTGGACGCCTCCAACGGCAGCGCCGGCCTGGTCCTGCCCAGCCTGCTGGGGCGGCTCGGGGTGGACGCCCTGACCATCAACCCCGGACTGGACGAGACCCGCCCCACCGAGACCGAGGAGGCCCGGCGCGCCGGGCTGGTGCGGCTCGGTGAGATCGTCGCCTCCGCGCGGGCCGCCTTCGGCGTGCGTTTCGACCCCGTGGGCGAACGGCTCTCCCTGGTCGACGAGAAGGGCCGGATCATCGAGGACGACCGCGCCCTGCTGGTGATGCTGGACCTGGTCGCGGCCGAGCGGCGCAGCGGCAAGGTGGCGCTGCCGGTGACCACCACCCGGATCGCCGAACAGGTCGCCGCGTACCACGGCACCCAGGTGGAGTGGACCACCACCTCGCCCGACGACCTCACCCGGGTCGGCCGCGGCGAGACCACGATCTTCGGCGGCGACGGGCGCGGTGGCTTCATCATCCCCGAGTCCAGCAGCGTCTTCGACGGCGCCGCGGCCTTCGTCCGGCTGCTCGGCCTCGTGGCCCGTACCCAGCTGACCCTGAGCCAGATCGACGCCCGTATCCCGCGCGCCCATGTGCTCCGCCGGGACCTGGTGACCCCCTGGGCGGTCAAGGGCCTGGTGATGCGCCGGGTCGTCGAGGCCGCCGGGGACCGGTCCGTGGACACCACCGACGGGGTCCGGGTGGTGGAGAGCGACGGCCGCTGGGTCATGGTGCTGCCCGACCCGGCCGAGGCCGTCACCCATCTGTGGGCCGAGGGGCCGGACGACGCCTCCGCCCAGGCCCTGCTGGACGAGTGGTCCCAGATCGTGGAGGGCGCCGGTCCCTCCTGA
- a CDS encoding CDP-alcohol phosphatidyltransferase family protein, translating to MEVQETRVQTDRVLTIPNILSMARLVGVPLFLWLILRPEFGGPKSDGWALLVLALSGVSDYLDGKLARRWNQISSLGRILDPAADRLYILSTLIGLTWRDILPLWITAVLLARELVLLVMVGLLRRHGYPPPQVNFLGKAATFNLMYAFPLLLLSDGSGWLESLAAIFGWAFAGWGTTLYWWAGILYVVQVRRLIKADTTAAD from the coding sequence GTGGAGGTCCAGGAGACGCGCGTCCAGACCGACCGCGTCCTCACCATCCCGAACATCCTCAGCATGGCCCGCCTGGTCGGCGTGCCGCTCTTCCTGTGGCTGATTCTGCGGCCCGAGTTCGGCGGGCCGAAGAGCGACGGCTGGGCCCTGCTGGTACTGGCCCTCAGCGGCGTCAGCGACTATCTCGACGGGAAACTGGCCCGCCGCTGGAACCAGATCAGCAGCCTGGGCCGCATTCTCGACCCGGCCGCCGACCGGCTCTACATCCTGTCCACCCTCATCGGCCTGACCTGGCGCGACATCCTGCCGCTGTGGATCACCGCGGTACTGCTCGCCCGTGAACTGGTACTGCTGGTGATGGTCGGACTGCTGCGCCGGCACGGATATCCCCCGCCCCAGGTGAACTTCCTCGGCAAGGCGGCGACGTTCAACCTGATGTACGCGTTCCCGTTGCTCTTGCTGAGTGATGGAAGTGGCTGGCTGGAGTCACTCGCTGCTATTTTCGGATGGGCGTTCGCCGGATGGGGTACAACGCTGTACTGGTGGGCAGGAATCCTTTACGTGGTCCAGGTCCGTCGCCTCATCAAGGCGGACACCACAGCAGCCGACTGA
- a CDS encoding MFS transporter yields the protein MRRPTSPTALRDRIPGGPDGRRMLAVTLVDRIGSGLWAATAVLYFTYVARLGTAEIGLMLAVSGAIGIAGPPLAGHLADRLPLRPLLVTVQAVRAVASLALLTTTDLTLLTAVTAVGSLGDRASSVLTKLYATRVAGPARARYQAVNRTVANLGWAVGGLAAAGALAAGTTAVYRFLLLGDGLSFVLAALLTLRCQEPPPASRVVAAGRHAATDTPPAATDTPCAEAKAPDAGEGAPDAAGRASGAPGAAADAPAGAAGASGRRPGGRGTPAAGPGTAPAARANPWRDRPYLAYTAGDAVLFLDDSVFKVGLPLWTVTATSAPHGLAPLLMVLNNVLVVLLQVPCARFGATPRAARRALLPLGGVFLAGALALAASATGPSWAACTALVLAATAFTLAEILHATISWELSVALAPAEAQGAYLGVHSLAQAVQRSAGPLAVTTAIAVGPAGWAALGGLLAATCLAQRRLVRDHTEPVMSVPPVTVSEHRSTAH from the coding sequence GTGCGCCGGCCAACCAGTCCCACCGCGCTCCGCGACCGCATCCCCGGCGGCCCCGACGGCCGCCGGATGCTCGCCGTCACCCTCGTCGACCGGATCGGCTCCGGACTGTGGGCCGCCACCGCCGTCCTGTACTTCACCTATGTCGCCCGGCTCGGCACGGCCGAGATCGGCCTGATGCTCGCCGTCTCGGGCGCGATCGGCATCGCCGGCCCGCCCCTGGCCGGCCACCTCGCCGACCGCCTGCCGCTGCGCCCGCTCCTGGTCACCGTGCAGGCGGTGCGCGCGGTGGCCTCGCTGGCCCTCCTCACCACCACCGACCTGACCCTGCTCACCGCCGTCACCGCGGTCGGCAGCCTCGGTGACCGGGCCTCCTCGGTCCTCACCAAGCTCTACGCGACCCGGGTCGCCGGTCCCGCCCGCGCCCGCTACCAGGCCGTCAACCGCACGGTCGCCAATCTCGGCTGGGCGGTGGGCGGGCTCGCCGCGGCCGGTGCCCTGGCCGCCGGGACCACCGCCGTCTACCGCTTCCTGCTCCTCGGCGACGGCCTCTCCTTCGTCCTGGCGGCCCTGCTCACCCTGCGCTGCCAGGAGCCGCCCCCGGCCTCGCGCGTCGTGGCGGCCGGCCGCCACGCGGCCACGGACACTCCGCCCGCCGCCACGGACACTCCCTGCGCGGAGGCGAAGGCTCCGGACGCAGGGGAGGGCGCACCGGACGCGGCGGGCCGGGCCTCCGGCGCGCCCGGTGCGGCGGCGGACGCTCCGGCAGGGGCCGCGGGTGCGTCCGGCCGGCGTCCCGGCGGACGCGGCACCCCGGCGGCCGGTCCCGGGACGGCACCGGCCGCCCGGGCGAACCCCTGGCGCGACCGCCCCTACCTCGCCTACACCGCCGGTGACGCCGTCCTCTTCCTCGACGACTCCGTCTTCAAGGTCGGCCTGCCGCTGTGGACCGTCACCGCCACCAGCGCGCCGCACGGCCTGGCCCCGCTGCTGATGGTCCTCAACAACGTCCTGGTGGTGCTCCTCCAGGTGCCGTGCGCCCGGTTCGGCGCCACCCCCCGGGCCGCCCGGCGGGCGCTGCTGCCGCTGGGCGGGGTGTTCCTGGCCGGGGCGCTGGCCCTCGCCGCGTCGGCCACCGGCCCGTCCTGGGCCGCCTGCACCGCCCTGGTGCTGGCCGCCACCGCCTTCACCCTCGCGGAGATCCTGCACGCCACCATCTCCTGGGAACTCTCCGTAGCGCTCGCCCCCGCCGAGGCCCAGGGCGCCTACCTGGGCGTCCACAGCCTCGCCCAGGCGGTCCAGCGCAGCGCCGGTCCCCTCGCGGTGACCACGGCGATCGCGGTCGGCCCGGCCGGCTGGGCCGCCCTCGGCGGCCTCCTCGCCGCGACCTGCCTGGCCCAGCGCCGTCTGGTCCGCGACCACACGGAGCCGGTGATGTCAGTGCCCCCGGTTACGGTGAGTGAGCATCGATCCACAGCTCACTGA
- a CDS encoding aminotransferase class I/II-fold pyridoxal phosphate-dependent enzyme — MATQYEITGTNAKGIAASIERGVADGGLPPGTALPPVRRLAERLGVSPGTVATTYQELRRRGIVVTRGRAGTVIAASPAVASRRPPVVPEGVRDLAGGHPDPAFLPALLPPARLSPGARSHRAAPRMAPLERLARDWFAADGVPAEHVTFAHGALDCAARLLSVELRPGDAVAMEDPGYHHLLDLVPALGLRTVPVAVDDEGMRPEALRGALRAGARAVICSPRSQNPYGGCFSAGRRDALQEVLAAAPEVLVIENDHAADIAGAPLHSLVAGGPAARPARWAQVRTVTKYLGTDLRWAALACDPTTLARHDGRLLLTSGWVSHVLQETVTRLMSDPATSALVGRAREVYAERRTALLSALAGHRIGAHGASGMNVWVPVRDEAAVVSGLRTRGWWVAAGARFRIAAPPGVRITTAQLAPADGVRLAADLAAVLAESQATYGG; from the coding sequence GTGGCGACACAATATGAGATCACCGGTACCAACGCCAAGGGGATTGCCGCGTCCATCGAGCGGGGCGTGGCCGACGGCGGCCTGCCCCCGGGCACCGCGCTGCCGCCGGTGCGGCGGCTGGCGGAGCGGCTGGGGGTGAGCCCCGGCACCGTGGCGACGACCTATCAGGAGCTGCGCCGGCGCGGCATCGTGGTCACCCGCGGCCGGGCCGGGACGGTGATCGCCGCCTCCCCGGCGGTCGCCTCACGCCGACCGCCGGTGGTGCCGGAGGGGGTGCGGGATCTGGCCGGCGGCCACCCCGACCCGGCGTTCCTGCCCGCGCTGCTGCCCCCGGCCCGGCTCTCCCCCGGCGCCCGGTCGCACCGCGCGGCGCCGCGGATGGCACCGCTGGAGCGGCTGGCCCGGGACTGGTTCGCCGCCGACGGGGTCCCCGCCGAGCACGTCACCTTCGCGCACGGCGCGCTGGACTGCGCGGCGCGGCTGCTCTCGGTCGAGCTGCGGCCCGGCGACGCGGTGGCGATGGAGGACCCCGGGTACCACCACCTGCTCGACCTGGTTCCGGCCCTTGGGCTACGCACCGTGCCGGTGGCCGTGGACGACGAGGGCATGCGGCCGGAGGCGCTGCGCGGCGCGCTGCGGGCCGGGGCCCGGGCGGTGATCTGCAGTCCGCGGTCGCAGAACCCGTACGGCGGCTGCTTCTCCGCCGGGCGCCGGGACGCGCTGCAGGAGGTGCTGGCGGCGGCGCCGGAGGTGCTGGTGATCGAGAACGACCACGCGGCGGACATCGCGGGGGCGCCGCTGCACTCCCTGGTCGCCGGCGGGCCGGCGGCGCGGCCGGCCCGGTGGGCCCAGGTGCGCACGGTGACCAAGTACCTGGGTACGGACCTGCGCTGGGCGGCGCTCGCCTGCGACCCGACCACGCTGGCGCGGCACGACGGCCGGCTGCTGCTCACTTCGGGCTGGGTGAGCCATGTGCTCCAGGAGACGGTGACCCGGCTGATGTCCGACCCTGCGACCTCGGCCCTGGTCGGCCGGGCCCGCGAGGTCTACGCGGAGCGGCGTACCGCGCTGCTGTCCGCCCTGGCCGGACACCGGATCGGCGCGCACGGGGCGAGCGGGATGAACGTCTGGGTGCCGGTGCGCGACGAGGCGGCGGTGGTCAGCGGGCTGCGGACCCGCGGCTGGTGGGTCGCGGCCGGGGCCCGGTTCCGGATCGCGGCCCCGCCCGGGGTGCGGATCACCACGGCGCAGCTGGCACCGGCGGACGGGGTGCGGCTCGCCGCGGACCTCGCCGCGGTGCTGGCGGAGTCCCAGGCGACGTACGGGGGCTGA
- a CDS encoding acetoacetate--CoA ligase, with protein MTTEPQPATQPEPLWRPGDDRIAGAQLTRFQQWAAQRHGAPAATPGDPVGSYADLHRWSVTELERFWQAVAEWFDVRFTTPYRTVLADAAMPGARWFPGATLNYAEHALRAAEDPARAAAPALLYVDESHEPVPVSWAELRDQVGSVAAELRRLGVRPGDRVSGYLPNIPQAAVALLATAAVGAVWTSCAPDFGARSVLDRFQQVEPVVLFTVDGYRYGGKEHDRTEVVAELRRELPSLRAVVHIPLLGTPAPEGTLEWDAVAGEPTAPEFEPVPFDHPLWVLYSSGTTGLPKAIVQSQGGILLEHLKQLGLQTDLGPEDRFFWYTSTGWMMWNFLVSGLLVGSTVVLYDGSPGHPDTGAQWRVAERTGTTCYGTSAAYIMACRKKGVRPARDFDLSRVRCVATTGSPLPPDGFRWIHQEVAEDLWIASVSGGTDVCSCFAGAVPTLPVYIGELQAPCLGTDLQAWDPQGRPVTDEVGELVVTRPMPSMPIHFWNDPDGSRYRDSYFEMFPGVWRHGDWITLTSRGSVVIHGRSDSTLNRQGVRMGSADIYEAVERLPEIRESLVLGVEQPDGGYWMPLFVHLAEGAVLDDRLRDKIKHTIREQLSPRHVPDEVIEVPGVPHTLTGKRIEVPVKRLMQGTALDKAVNPGSVDNLELLRFYERIARDRATG; from the coding sequence ATGACGACCGAACCGCAGCCCGCGACCCAGCCGGAACCCCTGTGGCGACCCGGGGACGACCGGATCGCCGGCGCCCAGCTCACCCGCTTCCAGCAGTGGGCGGCGCAGCGGCACGGCGCCCCCGCCGCGACCCCCGGGGACCCGGTGGGCAGCTACGCCGACCTGCACCGCTGGTCCGTGACCGAGCTGGAGCGCTTCTGGCAGGCGGTCGCCGAGTGGTTCGACGTCCGTTTCACCACGCCCTACCGCACGGTGCTCGCCGACGCCGCGATGCCCGGCGCCCGGTGGTTCCCCGGCGCCACCCTGAACTACGCCGAACACGCGCTGCGCGCCGCCGAGGACCCCGCCCGCGCCGCCGCGCCGGCCCTGCTGTACGTGGACGAGAGCCACGAACCGGTGCCGGTGAGCTGGGCCGAGCTGCGCGACCAGGTCGGCTCGGTGGCCGCGGAGCTGCGCCGGCTCGGGGTGCGTCCCGGCGACCGGGTCAGCGGCTACCTCCCCAACATCCCGCAGGCCGCCGTCGCGCTGCTCGCCACCGCCGCGGTCGGCGCGGTGTGGACCTCCTGTGCCCCGGACTTCGGCGCCCGCAGCGTGCTCGACCGGTTCCAGCAGGTGGAACCGGTGGTGCTGTTCACCGTGGACGGCTACCGCTACGGCGGCAAGGAGCACGACCGCACCGAGGTGGTCGCCGAGCTGCGCCGGGAACTGCCCTCCCTGCGCGCCGTGGTGCACATCCCGCTGCTGGGCACCCCGGCCCCCGAGGGGACGCTGGAGTGGGACGCGGTGGCCGGGGAGCCGACCGCCCCGGAGTTCGAGCCGGTGCCGTTCGACCACCCGCTGTGGGTGCTGTACTCCTCCGGCACCACCGGGCTGCCCAAGGCCATCGTCCAGTCCCAGGGCGGCATCCTGCTGGAGCACCTCAAGCAGCTCGGCCTGCAGACCGACCTGGGCCCCGAGGACCGCTTCTTCTGGTACACCTCGACCGGCTGGATGATGTGGAACTTCCTCGTCTCCGGCCTGCTCGTCGGCTCCACCGTGGTGCTCTACGACGGCAGCCCCGGCCACCCGGACACCGGCGCCCAGTGGCGGGTCGCCGAGCGGACCGGCACCACCTGCTACGGCACCTCCGCCGCGTACATCATGGCCTGCCGCAAGAAGGGGGTGCGGCCGGCGCGGGACTTCGACCTGTCCCGCGTCAGGTGCGTGGCCACGACCGGCTCCCCGCTGCCGCCGGACGGGTTCCGCTGGATCCACCAGGAGGTGGCCGAGGACCTGTGGATCGCCTCGGTCAGCGGCGGCACCGACGTGTGCAGCTGTTTCGCCGGCGCGGTGCCGACCCTGCCGGTGTACATCGGCGAGCTGCAGGCCCCCTGTCTGGGCACCGACCTCCAGGCCTGGGACCCGCAGGGCCGGCCGGTCACCGACGAGGTCGGCGAGCTGGTGGTGACCCGCCCCATGCCGTCCATGCCCATCCACTTCTGGAACGACCCGGACGGCAGCCGCTACCGGGACAGCTACTTCGAGATGTTCCCCGGCGTGTGGCGGCACGGCGACTGGATCACCCTCACCTCGCGCGGCAGCGTGGTCATCCACGGGCGCTCCGACTCCACCCTCAACCGGCAGGGCGTCCGGATGGGCTCGGCCGACATCTACGAGGCGGTGGAGCGGCTGCCGGAGATCCGCGAGTCGCTCGTCCTCGGCGTGGAGCAGCCGGACGGCGGCTACTGGATGCCGCTCTTCGTCCACCTCGCCGAGGGCGCGGTCCTCGACGACCGGCTGCGCGACAAGATCAAGCACACCATCCGGGAACAGCTGTCGCCCCGGCACGTCCCGGACGAGGTGATCGAGGTCCCCGGGGTGCCGCACACCCTCACCGGCAAGCGCATCGAGGTCCCGGTCAAGCGGCTGATGCAGGGCACCGCCCTGGACAAGGCGGTCAACCCCGGCTCGGTGGACAACCTGGAACTGCTCCGGTTCTACGAGCGCATCGCCCGGGACCGCGCCACCGGCTGA
- a CDS encoding glycoside hydrolase family 31 protein, with product MDARDLVRSVRVVGTAQGLRSVRSAWRRHRADAAGLPRQRGTRARVPGQARGAEPRPGGGVVWFARSALQVRVAVGGAVFFGWDGAGPEPSYALDGRCPEADERAVLEPDTAGGWRVVSERVTVVISRTGAVELRTPGGVPLRRDLPPRWWDPEPDGGGPAADGGARRGPEAARAPGPRGDGYGPAADGAGPAGGTDGPRWVQRSEVAADARFFGLGGGPAGLRLRDGAYRLWNTGPRGGAAPADRPPHLTMPVQLVVADAGTHLVFHDNTWDGTVTLREGEEGMGSGHDRPGGCELRMDGGPLRSWVIVGTPARVLHGWAALTGGPALPPRWALGHHHGGPGLGDEERMLRVAAGYRERGLPLAALHLAAGHPSVPGAAAPGAGHLPGPPGPAERLRELGVRLVATVEPAVPAEPGDPVYDGGAAEDAFVRDARGRVVRGAGRAGEVVFPDFTDPRVRKWWGGLYAQTAARGFAGVCHDGCEPVSFAAFGDPTLPRSARHDLDGRGGDHRAAHNVYALAMARAGHRALRELRPTEPPFLLSRSGWAGLQRYGGAWCGEIPTGWPGLRTSLAAVVGLGLCGVPFSGPDIGGATGDPSPELYLRWFQLAAHLPLFRTRGPSWAGPREPWAFGPQVLEHAAAALRERQRLMPYFVTLAHVAQRSGAPYVRPVWWRQPRDRALRDCEDAFLLGDSLLVAPALAEGERRRSVPLPRGRWYDVVTGQAFDGPGRARVEVPLSRAAVLARAGSVVPVAGADGEVELEVWPPVAGRTGGGLLITDGGGDGAGPVTARFTTRLRDGRVVVEREGGRQVGLRVRVREV from the coding sequence ATGGATGCGCGTGACCTGGTGCGGTCGGTGAGGGTGGTCGGTACGGCGCAGGGGCTGCGGTCGGTGCGGTCGGCATGGCGGCGGCACCGTGCCGACGCGGCCGGCCTGCCCCGGCAGCGGGGTACCCGCGCCCGGGTGCCCGGGCAGGCGCGGGGTGCCGAGCCGCGGCCCGGCGGCGGGGTGGTGTGGTTCGCGCGGTCCGCGCTTCAGGTGCGGGTGGCCGTGGGCGGCGCGGTGTTCTTCGGCTGGGACGGCGCCGGGCCGGAGCCGTCGTACGCGCTGGACGGCCGGTGTCCGGAGGCGGACGAGCGGGCGGTGCTGGAACCGGACACCGCCGGCGGCTGGCGGGTGGTCTCCGAGCGCGTGACCGTGGTGATCTCCCGGACGGGCGCGGTGGAGCTGCGCACCCCGGGAGGGGTACCGCTCCGCCGGGACCTGCCGCCGCGCTGGTGGGACCCGGAGCCGGACGGTGGCGGGCCGGCGGCGGACGGCGGCGCGCGGCGGGGCCCGGAGGCGGCGCGGGCGCCGGGGCCCCGCGGGGACGGTTACGGGCCGGCGGCGGACGGTGCCGGCCCGGCCGGGGGGACGGACGGCCCGCGGTGGGTGCAGCGGTCCGAGGTCGCGGCGGACGCCCGCTTCTTCGGGCTGGGCGGCGGACCGGCCGGCCTCCGGCTGCGGGACGGCGCGTACCGGCTGTGGAACACCGGCCCGCGCGGTGGTGCGGCGCCGGCGGACCGCCCGCCGCACCTGACCATGCCGGTGCAGCTGGTGGTGGCGGACGCGGGCACCCACCTGGTGTTCCACGACAACACCTGGGACGGCACGGTGACCCTCCGGGAGGGCGAGGAGGGCATGGGGTCCGGGCACGACCGGCCCGGCGGCTGTGAGCTGCGGATGGACGGCGGACCGCTGCGCTCCTGGGTGATCGTCGGCACCCCGGCCCGGGTCCTGCACGGCTGGGCCGCGCTCACCGGCGGTCCCGCGCTGCCGCCGCGCTGGGCGCTGGGCCACCACCACGGGGGCCCGGGGCTCGGCGACGAGGAGCGGATGCTGCGGGTGGCGGCGGGCTACCGCGAGCGCGGGCTGCCGCTGGCGGCGCTCCACCTGGCCGCCGGCCACCCGTCGGTGCCCGGCGCGGCCGCCCCGGGCGCCGGGCACCTCCCCGGTCCGCCGGGACCGGCCGAGCGGCTGCGGGAGCTGGGGGTCCGGCTGGTGGCGACCGTGGAACCGGCGGTGCCGGCCGAACCGGGGGACCCGGTGTACGACGGCGGGGCGGCCGAGGACGCCTTCGTCCGGGACGCCCGGGGCCGGGTGGTCCGTGGCGCCGGGCGGGCGGGCGAGGTGGTGTTCCCGGACTTCACCGACCCGCGGGTGCGCAAGTGGTGGGGCGGGCTGTACGCGCAGACGGCGGCGCGGGGCTTCGCCGGCGTGTGCCACGACGGGTGCGAGCCGGTGTCGTTCGCGGCCTTCGGCGACCCGACGCTGCCGCGCTCCGCCCGGCACGACCTGGACGGCCGGGGCGGGGACCACCGCGCGGCGCACAACGTCTACGCCCTGGCGATGGCCCGGGCCGGCCACCGGGCGCTGCGCGAACTGCGGCCCACCGAGCCGCCCTTCCTGCTGTCGCGGTCCGGCTGGGCCGGGCTGCAGCGGTACGGGGGCGCCTGGTGCGGGGAGATCCCGACCGGCTGGCCCGGGCTGCGGACCTCGCTGGCCGCGGTGGTGGGGCTCGGGCTGTGCGGGGTGCCGTTCTCGGGCCCGGACATCGGCGGCGCCACCGGCGACCCCTCCCCCGAGCTGTACCTGCGCTGGTTCCAGCTGGCGGCCCACCTGCCGCTGTTCCGCACCCGCGGGCCGTCCTGGGCCGGGCCGCGGGAGCCGTGGGCGTTCGGTCCGCAGGTGCTGGAACACGCCGCGGCGGCGCTGCGGGAGCGGCAGCGGCTGATGCCGTACTTCGTCACCCTGGCGCACGTGGCGCAGCGCTCCGGCGCCCCGTACGTGCGGCCGGTGTGGTGGCGGCAGCCGCGGGACCGGGCGCTTCGGGACTGCGAGGACGCCTTCCTGCTGGGCGACTCGCTGCTGGTGGCGCCGGCGCTGGCGGAGGGCGAGCGCCGGCGGTCGGTGCCGCTGCCGCGCGGCCGCTGGTACGACGTGGTGACCGGGCAGGCCTTCGACGGTCCGGGCCGGGCGCGGGTGGAGGTGCCGCTGTCCCGGGCGGCGGTGCTGGCCCGGGCCGGTTCGGTGGTGCCGGTGGCGGGGGCGGACGGCGAGGTGGAGCTGGAGGTGTGGCCCCCGGTCGCGGGGCGCACCGGAGGCGGCCTGCTGATCACCGACGGCGGCGGGGACGGGGCCGGCCCGGTGACGGCGCGCTTCACCACCCGGCTGCGGGACGGACGGGTGGTGGTGGAGCGCGAGGGGGGCCGGCAGGTGGGCCTCCGGGTGCGGGTGCGGGAGGTGTAG